Proteins found in one Sorghum bicolor cultivar BTx623 chromosome 1, Sorghum_bicolor_NCBIv3, whole genome shotgun sequence genomic segment:
- the LOC8080472 gene encoding 5-pentadecatrienyl resorcinol O-methyltransferase-like, which yields MALVQESSQDLLQSYVELWHQSLCFAKSMALAVALDLRIPDAIHRHGDDGATLAQILAETALHPNKLRALRSLMRALTVFGTFSVQQPPTSVVVDASSGEAAVYRLTAASRFLVGDDEVSSSSTTLAPFVSLALHPIAVAPHTQGMCKWFRQEQNEPTAYALAFRQPTPTIWEHADDVNALLNKGMVADSRFLMPVVIRECGEVFRGIDSLVDVGGGHGGATATIAAAFPHIKCSVLDLAHVVAGAPSDVNVQFIAGNMFQSIPPATAVFLKTTLHDWSDDNCVKILKKCKQAISPRDAGGKVIILDMVVGYGEPNIKLLKTQVMFDLYIMTVNGAERDEQEWKKIFIEAGFKDYKILPVVGALSVIEVYP from the exons ATGGCACTCGTGCAGGAGAGCAGCCAGGACTTGCTCCAGTCTTACGTCGAGCTCTGGCACCAGTCCCTGTGCTTCGCCAAATCCATGGCGCTCGCCGTGGCGCTGGACCTCCGCATCCCCGACGCGATCCACCGCCACGGCGACGACGGCGCCACCCTCGCCCAGATCCTCGCCGAGACTGCGCTCCACCCAAACAAGCTTCGCGCCCTACGCAGCCTCATGCGCGCGCTCACCGTCTTCGGCACCTTCAGCGTCCAGCAACCACCAACCAGCGTCGTCGTCGACGCGTCGTCCGGCGAAGCCGCTGTCTACAGGCTGACGGCAGCCTCCCGCTTCCTCGTCGGCGACGACGAGGTGAGCTCGTCGTCGACGACCTTGGCGCCCTTCGTGAGCCTGGCGCTCCACCCGATCGCCGTCGCCCCGCACACCCAGGGCATGTGCAAGTGGTTCCGGCAGGAGCAGAACGAGCCGACCGCCTATGCGCTGGCGTTCCGGCAGCCAACGCCGACGATCTGGGAGCACGCTGACGACGTAAACGCCTTGCTGAACAAAGGCATGGTCGCGGACAGCCGCTTCCTGATGCCGGTCGTGATCAGGGAGTGCGGCGAGGTGTTCCGTGGGATCGACTCGCtggtcgacgtcggcggcgggcaTGGTGGCGCCACCGCCACCATCGCCGCTGCCTTCCCGCACATCAAATGCAGCGTGCTTGACCTTGCACACGTTGTCGCCGGTGCTCCATCCGATGTCAACGTGCAGTTCATCGCAGGAAACATGTTTCAGAGTATTCCACCTGCAACCGCTGTTTTTCTCAAG ACAACTTTACATGACTGGAGTGACGACAACTGCGTCAAGATATTAAAGAAATGCAAGCAAGCGATATCTCCACGGGATGCAGGAGGGAAGGTAATAATCTTGGACATGGTAGTTGGATATGGGGAGCCAAACATAAAGCTTCTAAAGACACAAGTTATGTTTGATTTATATATTATGACGGTTAATGGAGCTGAGCGCGACGAGCAAGAGTGGAAGAAGATTTTCATTGAAGCTGGATTCAAAGACTACAAAATCCTGCCCGTTGTTGGCGCTCTATCGGTCATCGAGGTCTATCCATGA